The DNA segment CGGCTTGAGCCAGGGCAAAGCCCATCTTGCCGGAGCTATGGTTACTGATATAGCGCACTGGGTCGATCGCTTCACGGGTGGGGCCTGCGGTAATTACCACATTAACGCCATCCAGCGCATTAGACTGAAACTGCTCGGCGGTCATCTCGGCTAAAGTGTCGGCCTCCAGCATGCGCCCGGGACCTATATCACCACAGGCCTGAGAGCCATCACCGGGGCCAAAAATAGCGACAGGCTTGTTAATCAGTGTTGCCAGATTGGCCTGAGTGGCAGCGTCGCGCCACATGGCCTGATTCATGGCTGGGGCAATGGCAATACCGGCATCGGTGGCCAAACAGACGGTGGTGAGTAGGTCATCGGCCTGACCGGTTGCCAGTCTGGCCATAAAGTCAGCGCTGGCGGGGGCGACTAATACCAAATCGGCCCAGCGAGCCAATTCGATATGGCCCATAGCGGCTTCGGCCTCAGTATCCAATAAATCACAGTGTACCGGGTTGCCAGACAGGGCCTGTAAGGTCAGTGGGGTAATAAATTCCTGGGCAGCCTTCGTCATTACGACCCGGACTTCAGCACCAAAATCCTGTAGGCGGCGGATCAATTCAGCGGCTTTATAGGCAGCAATGCCCCCGGTAACACCTAGCAAAATCTGTTTGTTGTTAAGCTGTTGCATATTTTTGTCTGTGGACTCTCGGCAAATCAGGACGGAGATT comes from the Oceanicoccus sagamiensis genome and includes:
- the coaBC gene encoding bifunctional phosphopantothenoylcysteine decarboxylase/phosphopantothenate--cysteine ligase CoaBC; protein product: MQQLNNKQILLGVTGGIAAYKAAELIRRLQDFGAEVRVVMTKAAQEFITPLTLQALSGNPVHCDLLDTEAEAAMGHIELARWADLVLVAPASADFMARLATGQADDLLTTVCLATDAGIAIAPAMNQAMWRDAATQANLATLINKPVAIFGPGDGSQACGDIGPGRMLEADTLAEMTAEQFQSNALDGVNVVITAGPTREAIDPVRYISNHSSGKMGFALAQAAVEAGASVTLIAGPVALVSPERVKRIDVDSAEQMHQAAMDSLANCDMFIGAAAVADYRPAQIVEQKIKKSADSMSIELVRNPDIIAAVASHPQRPFTIGFAAETQDVISYAKGKLAKKKLDLIIANDVSDSEIGFNSDNNAVTVIWNGGEKAMALASKQQLSRCLLSEIAEKYKNSRAT